In one Bacillus sp. PK3_68 genomic region, the following are encoded:
- a CDS encoding gluconate:H+ symporter: protein MTPETQMIVGLIIGVAALIILVLKTKIHAFLALIIGASLTGIIGGMDPVKVAETISAGFGSTLGSIGIVIGFGVMIGRILEVSGAAERLAYSLIKLVGKKKEEWAMAIAGYIVSIPIFVDSAFVILNPLVKALSRKTGKSVVTLGVALAIGLAATHHAVPPTPGPLGVAGIFGVDIGLMIAWGLVFAVPIIIVGVTYAKWIGKKIYQLPAEEGADFVRPDAPQAYQEFLELSAERSKELPSLFRSFLPILLPIVLIFINTTLSAMEIKGGWIDYLLFLGQPIIAVGLSLVAAIYALAGHMKREEALERMEEGMVTAGIILLVTGAGGALGQVLRESGAGDYIAQQIASLPLPAILIPFFIATLVRLVQGSGTVAMITAASISAPIVANLDINMALAAQAAALGAMIFSYFNDSLFWVVNRMLGIKNVKEQILVWSVPTTLAWLTALVSLLIANLFV from the coding sequence ATGACACCAGAAACGCAAATGATCGTCGGATTGATTATTGGTGTAGCCGCATTGATCATACTTGTGTTAAAAACAAAAATTCATGCATTTTTAGCTTTGATTATCGGAGCTTCTTTAACTGGAATTATTGGTGGGATGGACCCGGTTAAAGTAGCGGAAACAATCTCTGCAGGGTTTGGAAGTACGTTAGGATCGATTGGGATTGTTATTGGTTTTGGCGTAATGATCGGCCGGATTTTGGAAGTATCGGGTGCAGCAGAGAGACTCGCCTACAGTTTAATTAAACTTGTCGGAAAGAAAAAAGAAGAATGGGCGATGGCCATTGCCGGATATATTGTGTCTATTCCTATCTTTGTCGATTCAGCATTTGTTATTTTAAATCCATTAGTTAAGGCGCTTTCCCGCAAAACAGGAAAGTCTGTTGTCACACTTGGAGTCGCATTGGCCATCGGGCTGGCTGCTACGCATCATGCTGTGCCACCTACGCCAGGACCACTGGGTGTAGCGGGTATTTTCGGAGTGGATATTGGCTTAATGATTGCTTGGGGGTTAGTGTTTGCCGTTCCAATCATTATTGTTGGTGTCACTTATGCCAAGTGGATTGGCAAGAAAATTTACCAGCTTCCTGCTGAAGAAGGGGCAGATTTTGTCCGTCCAGATGCTCCACAGGCCTATCAGGAGTTTTTGGAATTATCAGCTGAAAGAAGCAAAGAGTTACCTTCTTTATTTCGTTCATTCCTGCCTATTTTATTGCCGATTGTTTTAATTTTTATTAATACAACATTAAGTGCGATGGAGATCAAGGGAGGATGGATTGACTATTTGTTATTCCTAGGTCAGCCAATCATTGCTGTAGGACTGTCATTGGTGGCAGCGATTTATGCATTGGCAGGACATATGAAGCGTGAGGAGGCACTTGAACGCATGGAGGAAGGAATGGTCACAGCCGGTATTATTTTACTTGTGACAGGAGCCGGTGGTGCGTTAGGGCAAGTGCTTCGTGAAAGTGGAGCCGGAGATTATATTGCCCAGCAAATTGCTTCTTTGCCATTACCAGCTATTTTAATTCCATTTTTCATTGCGACACTTGTCCGTCTTGTTCAAGGAAGCGGAACAGTAGCGATGATCACAGCAGCCTCCATTTCCGCGCCTATTGTGGCGAATCTGGATATCAATATGGCGCTCGCAGCTCAGGCAGCTGCACTTGGTGCGATGATTTTCTCTTACTTTAATGATAGTTTATTTTGGGTGGTTAACCGGATGCTTGGCATTAAAAATGTAAAAGAGCAAATACTCGTTTGGTCTGTTCCGACAACATTAGCATGGTTAACTGCTCTGGTGTCCCTGCTCATTGCTAATTTGTTTGTTTAA
- a CDS encoding superoxide dismutase family protein, translating into MKKIFFFFSILAVMLIVSACGGGEDKAADKQKNGETTSENNSTATEEQPSEETSTEKQAPTSPDEPISDDGEDNDSQVIDLKNSEGKKVGIAELKQTNEGVSIKVEASNLPPGEHGFHIHETGKCEKPDFESAGGHFNPTNASHGMNHEKGPHAGDLPNLNVEKDGTVKAEMIAKEVTLNSGEDHSLIDEDGSALVVHEKADDGESQPAGDAGTRIACGVISTQ; encoded by the coding sequence ATGAAAAAAATATTCTTTTTCTTCTCCATCTTAGCGGTCATGCTAATTGTCAGTGCATGCGGCGGTGGAGAGGATAAGGCAGCAGACAAACAAAAAAATGGCGAAACGACATCTGAAAACAATTCCACAGCCACAGAAGAACAGCCAAGTGAAGAAACCTCTACTGAAAAACAGGCCCCTACATCTCCGGATGAGCCCATTTCTGATGATGGAGAAGATAATGACTCCCAGGTGATTGATTTAAAAAATAGCGAGGGGAAAAAAGTAGGGATAGCTGAACTGAAACAAACGAATGAAGGGGTATCCATTAAGGTGGAGGCTTCGAATTTGCCACCAGGTGAGCATGGATTTCACATTCATGAAACCGGAAAATGTGAAAAACCGGACTTTGAATCAGCAGGTGGTCATTTTAACCCAACGAATGCCAGCCATGGAATGAATCACGAAAAGGGACCACATGCCGGCGACTTGCCAAATCTTAATGTAGAGAAAGATGGAACAGTAAAAGCAGAAATGATTGCAAAAGAGGTAACACTTAACAGTGGAGAAGATCATTCTTTAATAGATGAAGACGGATCAGCTCTTGTTGTTCACGAAAAGGCAGATGATGGCGAATCTCAACCAGCTGGTGATGCAGGCACCCGCATAGCTTGTGGGGTTATAAGCACTCAATGA
- a CDS encoding DUF2306 domain-containing protein translates to MFLFILTVHIVTGFICLFTGLFAGFSNKKKGKHTISGEIYFWSYALFFLSALIMAITHWEESAYLFYIALFSFSFALIGYFSVKKKKRNWLNRHIAGMLGSYIGIVTATLVVNSPHIPFLNDIPILAIWLLPTMIGTHYY, encoded by the coding sequence TTGTTTTTATTTATTTTAACAGTCCATATCGTTACGGGCTTTATTTGTTTATTTACAGGGCTATTTGCTGGCTTTTCTAACAAGAAAAAAGGGAAGCATACGATCTCCGGTGAAATTTATTTTTGGTCCTATGCACTTTTTTTTCTTTCAGCTCTCATTATGGCCATTACTCATTGGGAAGAGAGTGCCTACCTCTTCTATATCGCCCTCTTCTCCTTTTCATTTGCTTTAATTGGTTATTTTTCTGTGAAGAAAAAGAAAAGAAATTGGCTAAACCGGCATATCGCTGGAATGCTCGGCTCCTATATTGGAATAGTTACAGCCACACTTGTTGTTAACAGCCCGCACATTCCTTTTTTAAATGACATTCCCATACTCGCTATTTGGCTGTTGCCAACGATGATTGGCACCCATTATTATTAA
- a CDS encoding cold-shock protein — protein MEHGKVKWFNAEKGFGFIEREGGDDVFVHFSAIQGEGYKSLDEGQAVTFETEQGQRGLQASNVQKA, from the coding sequence ATGGAACACGGTAAAGTAAAATGGTTCAATGCAGAAAAAGGATTTGGATTCATCGAGCGCGAAGGCGGAGACGATGTATTTGTTCACTTCTCAGCGATCCAAGGTGAAGGCTACAAATCTTTAGACGAAGGTCAAGCAGTTACTTTCGAAACAGAACAAGGCCAACGCGGCTTACAAGCGTCTAACGTTCAAAAAGCATAA
- a CDS encoding M14 family zinc carboxypeptidase, which produces MLFSTGFSSAATAAETVPGGPSTNGEMNLNSLVTYEDMIKVLKDIEQTSKGKVEVLTLDKYGKSEQNRSFYAAKVGTGPIKVWIQAQIHGDEKLTTRAVLDLLKTFGSSGAKDVKEILNNVTIYAIPMYNPDGSIMNTRTTTLYEKGEPKLSGEGKPLTIDLNRDWSENGFKAKESLAFYKYWADVKPDYAVDLHHQGFKTVYGTNESTSMSLGVSLAPNGPTLPSVKNYNEVTRQMQVYVYDALKDYGYTHIDRYQVGSGDQRYEIDIKGGVVSAMMLGLNYNNLNPTRHSNPAIFFETKGNTREGGLGQKSNGYLTKQNYLGLKALLEGIASGKVNNANPNRWEGIPAYPLAGYQTDTGIIPAGY; this is translated from the coding sequence TTGCTATTTTCCACAGGGTTTTCATCTGCTGCAACGGCAGCAGAAACAGTGCCTGGTGGACCTTCTACTAACGGAGAAATGAATTTGAACAGCCTTGTTACATATGAGGATATGATTAAGGTGTTGAAGGACATTGAGCAGACCAGCAAAGGAAAGGTAGAAGTACTTACTTTAGATAAGTATGGAAAAAGTGAACAGAATCGAAGCTTTTATGCGGCAAAAGTTGGGACAGGCCCAATTAAGGTTTGGATACAGGCCCAAATTCATGGAGATGAAAAGCTGACAACACGGGCTGTTTTGGACTTGCTAAAAACATTTGGCAGCAGCGGGGCAAAGGATGTAAAAGAAATCCTGAACAATGTAACCATTTATGCCATTCCAATGTACAACCCGGACGGCAGCATCATGAATACGCGGACAACAACGCTGTATGAAAAGGGGGAGCCAAAGCTAAGCGGAGAGGGCAAGCCATTAACGATCGATTTAAACCGTGATTGGTCAGAGAATGGATTTAAAGCAAAAGAATCGTTAGCATTTTATAAGTATTGGGCGGATGTAAAGCCTGATTATGCGGTCGATCTGCATCATCAAGGCTTTAAGACGGTATACGGTACAAACGAGTCAACTTCGATGTCGCTTGGTGTATCGCTTGCTCCAAACGGTCCAACACTGCCTAGTGTGAAAAATTACAATGAGGTTACCCGTCAAATGCAAGTATATGTCTATGATGCGCTAAAAGACTATGGATATACACACATTGATCGCTATCAAGTGGGAAGCGGCGATCAGAGGTACGAAATTGATATCAAGGGCGGAGTAGTTTCGGCTATGATGCTCGGCTTGAACTATAACAATCTTAATCCGACAAGGCATAGCAATCCAGCGATTTTCTTTGAGACAAAAGGGAATACAAGGGAGGGTGGCCTTGGACAAAAATCAAATGGTTATTTAACCAAGCAAAATTATTTAGGGTTAAAAGCGCTTCTTGAAGGAATTGCTTCTGGAAAGGTAAATAACGCGAACCCTAACCGCTGGGAAGGCATTCCAGCGTATCCGCTTGCTGGTTATCAGACAGACACTGGGATTATCCCTGCTGGCTATTAA
- a CDS encoding nucleotide excision repair endonuclease, translating to MIKIEVPQPDLTIIKKNSEGDTSEAAIAREYGFIDYHKIARDKGGIYMYYDARDELMFVGKARKLRMRIRKSFEDTASPIKLHRDDVYKIEVCYVNDPMEREIYETYIINQFQSKYNIEKVFFK from the coding sequence ATGATAAAAATTGAAGTACCTCAACCAGATCTGACCATTATAAAAAAGAATTCTGAAGGAGACACGAGCGAAGCGGCAATAGCCAGAGAGTATGGCTTTATTGACTATCACAAAATCGCCCGTGATAAAGGGGGCATCTATATGTACTATGATGCTCGCGACGAGTTAATGTTCGTTGGGAAAGCAAGAAAATTAAGGATGCGCATCCGTAAAAGCTTTGAAGACACAGCTTCTCCGATTAAACTGCATAGAGATGACGTCTATAAAATTGAAGTCTGCTATGTGAATGATCCAATGGAACGGGAAATTTATGAAACGTATATTATTAATCAGTTTCAATCGAAATATAATATCGAGAAAGTATTTTTCAAATAA
- a CDS encoding oligoribonuclease, whose translation MYKLLTHNDLDGVGCGILAKLAFGKEVQVRYNSVSGLDYEVAWFLEHQDKKTSLLITDLSVNDENKEKLNEFYLAGGKVQLIDHHKTALHFNEHEWGHVVVEDKEGKLTSATSLLYEYLLEQELMEPSSAIAEFVELVRQYDTWEWEKNDNQEARRLNALFFLVSIEEFEERMMSRLRYHDHFFFDELEEKILDMEDDKIARYIRRKRRELVQAKVGEHLAGVVYAESYHSELGNELGKDNPHLDYIAILNIGGKRLGFRTIHDHIDVSEIAAHYGGGGHAKAAGASMTEEAYRQFVTETFHLMPLREDARRNRYNVKESSFGSLYESRSGETFLLYEAAENKWTINREGTILPEAFPDFQAGENFLKRTFEASLARDDVFVHYLQKLVNKEK comes from the coding sequence ATGTACAAATTGTTAACACACAATGATTTAGACGGCGTCGGCTGTGGCATTCTAGCCAAGCTTGCCTTCGGAAAGGAGGTACAGGTCCGCTACAATTCCGTATCGGGTCTTGACTATGAAGTAGCATGGTTTTTAGAACATCAGGATAAGAAAACTTCTTTACTTATTACTGATTTATCTGTTAATGATGAAAACAAAGAAAAACTGAATGAATTTTATCTGGCCGGCGGGAAAGTGCAGTTGATTGACCATCATAAAACGGCTCTTCACTTTAACGAGCATGAATGGGGACACGTTGTCGTTGAAGATAAAGAAGGAAAACTAACTTCTGCTACTTCATTGCTTTATGAGTATTTGCTGGAACAGGAGCTAATGGAGCCCTCTAGTGCAATTGCTGAGTTCGTAGAGCTCGTCAGGCAGTATGATACATGGGAATGGGAAAAAAATGATAACCAGGAAGCACGCAGACTGAATGCTCTTTTCTTTTTAGTATCAATAGAGGAGTTTGAAGAAAGAATGATGAGCCGGCTTCGTTATCATGATCATTTCTTTTTCGATGAATTAGAAGAAAAAATATTAGATATGGAAGATGACAAAATCGCCCGTTACATCCGCCGGAAAAGACGGGAACTTGTGCAAGCTAAAGTTGGAGAGCATCTGGCAGGAGTCGTTTATGCGGAATCATACCATTCCGAGCTCGGGAATGAGCTCGGGAAGGACAACCCCCACCTTGATTATATTGCGATCTTAAATATCGGCGGAAAGCGGCTCGGCTTTCGCACAATCCATGATCATATCGATGTCTCAGAAATAGCCGCCCACTATGGGGGCGGCGGTCATGCGAAAGCAGCCGGTGCTTCTATGACAGAGGAAGCCTACAGACAGTTCGTCACGGAAACGTTTCACTTGATGCCGCTGCGGGAAGATGCCAGAAGAAACCGCTACAATGTAAAAGAGTCGTCATTCGGTTCCCTTTATGAAAGCCGGTCTGGAGAGACTTTTCTTTTATATGAGGCGGCTGAAAATAAATGGACGATTAATCGCGAAGGCACCATTTTACCAGAAGCTTTTCCGGACTTTCAAGCAGGGGAAAACTTCTTAAAGAGAACCTTTGAGGCTTCGCTTGCCAGAGATGATGTTTTTGTCCATTATCTGCAGAAGCTGGTGAATAAAGAAAAGTAA
- the uvsE gene encoding UV DNA damage repair endonuclease UvsE — protein MTLIRLGYAAMSMNVKNSSPSQTMTHTQFIKIKDREAAIRKLERIAASNIMNCLRLLRHNAANDIHFFRLSSKLIPLANHPDLPDWNFIKPLKENLAAIRDYLDEHPTMRIDFHPEHFVVLNTQNTEAFQMALKTLIMHKKLLEGMGIDPEHRCVLHVGGGYKDKEKALEQFIHNWALIPPSLQKMIMLENDDTTFTVKDALYLCEKIGIPFVFDYHHHRANHEEGETWEEDWKRVVSTWTSAKLPLKMHISSPRSEKDFKAHADFINKTELLEFLRKVKGSISQIDIMIEAKRKDDALFTLIEAVRGEPDITIMDGSSFYIT, from the coding sequence ATGACATTAATCCGTCTTGGTTATGCAGCGATGAGCATGAATGTAAAAAACAGCTCTCCTTCTCAAACGATGACTCATACACAATTTATCAAGATAAAGGACAGGGAAGCGGCTATTAGAAAGCTCGAAAGAATTGCGGCTTCGAATATAATGAACTGCTTGCGGCTTCTGAGGCACAATGCGGCAAATGATATCCACTTTTTTCGACTTAGCTCCAAATTAATCCCGCTCGCTAATCATCCGGATTTGCCGGATTGGAATTTTATAAAGCCTTTAAAAGAAAATCTAGCAGCTATTCGTGATTATTTAGATGAACATCCGACTATGCGGATTGACTTTCATCCCGAACATTTCGTCGTCTTGAACACACAGAATACGGAAGCTTTTCAAATGGCTTTAAAAACGCTTATTATGCATAAAAAGTTATTAGAAGGAATGGGAATCGATCCTGAACATCGCTGTGTTCTTCATGTTGGCGGAGGATATAAAGATAAAGAAAAAGCACTTGAACAATTTATCCATAATTGGGCACTCATCCCTCCGTCTTTGCAAAAGATGATTATGCTGGAGAATGATGATACTACTTTTACCGTAAAGGATGCGTTATATCTTTGTGAAAAAATAGGCATTCCTTTTGTTTTTGATTACCATCATCATCGGGCGAACCATGAAGAAGGAGAAACCTGGGAAGAGGATTGGAAGCGAGTTGTTAGCACCTGGACAAGTGCCAAGCTTCCACTGAAGATGCATATTTCTAGCCCGAGATCAGAGAAAGACTTCAAAGCCCACGCGGATTTTATTAACAAGACGGAATTACTTGAATTTTTGCGGAAAGTAAAAGGAAGCATTTCTCAAATAGATATAATGATTGAAGCAAAGAGAAAAGATGACGCTTTGTTTACGTTAATAGAAGCGGTCAGAGGTGAGCCGGATATAACAATCATGGATGGATCCAGCTTTTATATTACCTAA
- a CDS encoding cation diffusion facilitator family transporter produces the protein MGHSHSHGHNHGHSHGHGHHHHSTNNKQALKLSFMLIATYMVVEVVGGILTNSLALLSDAGHMLSDAAALGLSYLALKFGEKEATLSKTFGYKRFEILAAFINGLTLLAISVYIFIEAYKRIMTPPEIMSIGMLIVSVIGLLVNIGAAYILMRGDKDENLNVRSAFLHVLGDLLGSVGAIAAALMIMFFGWNLADPIASVIVAILIIISGIRVTKDSFHILMEGAPENINVLQVREALLSLPGIDDVHDLHVWAITSDFPALSCHVVTSPDIEGQPLLKEIQKKLHDDFHIEHTTIQIDFSDYPCKGDHCN, from the coding sequence ATGGGACACTCACACAGTCACGGTCACAATCATGGCCATAGCCATGGGCACGGACATCACCATCACTCAACAAATAACAAACAAGCGTTAAAACTATCATTTATGTTAATCGCGACGTACATGGTCGTAGAAGTGGTGGGAGGAATTTTGACAAACAGCTTGGCATTGCTGTCGGATGCGGGGCACATGCTGAGCGACGCGGCAGCCTTGGGCCTCAGTTATTTGGCTTTAAAATTTGGTGAAAAAGAAGCCACGCTATCGAAGACATTTGGCTACAAGCGGTTTGAAATCCTGGCTGCTTTTATTAACGGCCTCACCTTGCTTGCTATTTCGGTTTATATTTTTATTGAGGCGTACAAGAGGATTATGACTCCTCCAGAAATAATGAGCATTGGCATGCTGATTGTTTCGGTCATTGGTCTGTTAGTGAATATTGGAGCGGCTTATATTCTAATGAGAGGAGACAAAGACGAAAACTTAAATGTTCGCAGTGCTTTTTTACACGTTCTTGGAGATCTGCTCGGTTCGGTAGGAGCGATAGCCGCTGCTTTAATGATTATGTTTTTTGGCTGGAATTTGGCTGATCCAATTGCGAGTGTTATTGTTGCTATATTGATTATTATAAGCGGCATCCGGGTCACAAAGGATTCTTTCCACATTTTAATGGAAGGGGCACCGGAAAACATTAATGTTTTGCAAGTGAGGGAGGCCCTGCTTAGTTTGCCTGGGATCGATGATGTTCATGATTTGCACGTATGGGCGATCACTTCTGACTTTCCTGCATTAAGCTGTCACGTAGTCACTAGTCCAGATATAGAAGGACAGCCGCTGCTCAAGGAAATCCAAAAGAAACTACATGATGACTTTCATATTGAACATACAACGATTCAAATTGACTTTTCTGATTATCCATGTAAAGGAGATCACTGCAATTAA
- a CDS encoding YhfC family intramembrane metalloprotease, with protein MVGSYAFAGMIFQLLISILLPTALLIYWRIKGKFSWRVFWAGVGVFIIFAQILEGGLHATMIDPSGPSLKMTDNPFAYALYGGLAAALFEELGRYFVFLLVLKRSREFGDGVSLGIGHGGIEAVLIGAVGAVNALVYAIMINNGTFETNLSVLPSQQISQLKMQIIETNFGSYLLAGIERAGAIVMQIMFSVMVLLGVRSGKFKYVLYAIGLHLFIDFFVALYQVGTITSIWIIEGLVAAFALLSIYIIRQLKLHFK; from the coding sequence ATGGTTGGATCCTATGCATTTGCGGGAATGATTTTTCAGTTACTCATTTCGATCTTACTGCCGACAGCTCTACTTATTTATTGGCGGATAAAAGGAAAATTTTCTTGGAGAGTGTTTTGGGCGGGAGTAGGAGTATTTATCATATTTGCACAAATACTCGAAGGAGGACTGCATGCGACGATGATTGATCCTTCGGGCCCTTCCTTGAAAATGACGGATAATCCTTTTGCCTATGCTTTGTATGGAGGACTTGCAGCTGCATTGTTTGAGGAACTAGGACGCTATTTTGTTTTTTTATTGGTGTTAAAACGCAGCCGTGAATTTGGCGATGGCGTGTCCCTTGGCATCGGCCATGGAGGAATAGAAGCAGTGCTAATTGGTGCCGTCGGAGCAGTTAATGCACTTGTATATGCAATCATGATTAATAATGGCACATTTGAAACTAATCTTAGTGTACTGCCTTCACAGCAGATAAGCCAGTTGAAAATGCAGATAATCGAAACCAATTTTGGATCGTATTTGCTGGCTGGTATAGAGCGGGCAGGAGCCATTGTTATGCAGATTATGTTTTCGGTGATGGTACTGCTTGGAGTACGGAGCGGCAAGTTTAAGTATGTATTATATGCCATCGGCCTTCACCTTTTCATTGATTTCTTCGTTGCACTTTACCAGGTAGGTACGATTACAAGCATTTGGATTATTGAAGGATTAGTAGCAGCCTTTGCTTTGCTGTCTATTTATATTATTCGCCAGTTGAAGTTGCATTTTAAGTAA
- a CDS encoding phosphocarrier protein HPr, translated as MMEKTFTIIDEAGIHARPASILVQAVSKFSADVSLEYNGKSVNLKSILGIMSLGIPSGAEVKITTSGADEAEAMQTITEVLEKEGLAK; from the coding sequence ATAATGGAAAAAACATTTACAATTATAGATGAAGCAGGAATTCATGCACGTCCGGCAAGTATTTTGGTACAGGCTGTGAGCAAATTCTCGGCGGATGTCAGTCTTGAATATAATGGAAAAAGTGTAAATTTAAAGTCTATTCTCGGTATTATGTCTCTCGGTATCCCTTCTGGTGCTGAAGTGAAAATAACTACATCTGGTGCGGATGAAGCAGAAGCTATGCAAACAATCACAGAAGTATTGGAAAAAGAAGGATTAGCTAAATGA
- the ptsP gene encoding phosphoenolpyruvate--protein phosphotransferase, which translates to MNQWLTGIGASAGIAIAKAFRLEEPDLVAEKKEVLDKGSEVQRFDRAIEKSIGELQKIKEHAAGTLGEDKAAIFEAHTLVLNDPELLNPVKDKINQEGINAEFAMKEVSDMFVSMFESMDNEYMRERAADIRDVTKRVIGHLLGVEIPNPSLISEEVIIVAEDLTPSDTAQLNRQFVKGFTTNIGGRTSHSAIMARSLEIPAVVGTKTALNDIENGMMLIIDGQEGKVIIDPELTVIKEYEEKKAAYEAYKAELAELVNVPTASSDGCRVELAANIGTPEDVAGVLQNGGEGIGLYRTEFLYMGRDQLPTEEEQFTAYKKVLERMEGKSVVVRTLDIGGDKKLPYLDLPKEMNPFLGFRAIRLCLEMQDMFRTQLRALLRASAYGYLKIMFPMIATLQEFRQAKAVLLEEKEKLQQEGITVSDNIEVGMMVEIPSSAVMADIFAKEVDFFSIGTNDLIQYTLAADRMNERVAYLYQPYNPAILRLIKMVIDAAHKEGKWVGMCGEMAGTEAAIPILLGLGLDEFSMSASSILPARSIISRLSKASISERVEEVLQMDTAEEVEQFVRTHFL; encoded by the coding sequence ATGAATCAATGGTTAACAGGAATCGGAGCCTCTGCAGGAATTGCGATTGCAAAGGCTTTTCGTTTGGAAGAACCTGATCTGGTCGCAGAAAAGAAGGAAGTACTTGACAAAGGATCAGAAGTTCAACGTTTTGATCGTGCAATTGAGAAATCAATAGGTGAACTGCAAAAAATTAAAGAACACGCGGCAGGAACGCTCGGCGAAGATAAGGCTGCTATTTTTGAAGCGCATACACTTGTTTTAAATGATCCTGAACTGCTTAATCCAGTAAAGGATAAAATAAACCAAGAAGGTATTAATGCTGAATTTGCCATGAAAGAAGTATCGGATATGTTCGTTTCCATGTTTGAATCCATGGACAATGAATATATGAGAGAGCGCGCGGCAGATATTCGTGATGTAACAAAGCGGGTTATCGGGCATTTGCTTGGAGTAGAGATACCGAATCCGAGTTTAATTTCTGAAGAAGTCATTATTGTAGCAGAGGACTTGACACCGTCAGATACGGCTCAATTAAACAGACAGTTTGTCAAGGGCTTTACAACTAATATTGGTGGGCGCACTTCCCATTCAGCGATTATGGCACGTTCCCTCGAAATTCCAGCCGTTGTCGGTACAAAAACAGCGCTGAATGATATTGAAAATGGCATGATGCTGATTATTGACGGTCAAGAGGGAAAGGTAATTATTGATCCAGAGTTGACTGTTATTAAAGAGTATGAAGAGAAAAAGGCGGCATATGAAGCATATAAAGCAGAGCTTGCTGAGCTTGTAAATGTGCCAACAGCTTCCTCAGATGGCTGTCGAGTGGAGTTGGCTGCTAATATTGGCACACCTGAGGATGTAGCCGGTGTTCTTCAAAATGGGGGAGAAGGGATTGGCCTCTACCGTACTGAATTTCTCTATATGGGACGTGACCAGTTGCCAACGGAAGAAGAACAGTTTACAGCTTACAAAAAAGTCCTTGAACGCATGGAGGGAAAATCGGTTGTTGTCCGGACTCTTGATATTGGCGGGGACAAAAAATTGCCGTATTTAGATTTGCCGAAAGAAATGAATCCGTTTTTAGGCTTTCGGGCTATTCGCTTGTGTCTAGAGATGCAGGACATGTTCCGTACACAATTGCGTGCACTTCTTCGTGCCAGCGCCTATGGCTATTTAAAAATCATGTTTCCGATGATTGCCACGCTTCAAGAATTTCGGCAGGCGAAGGCAGTTTTGTTAGAGGAGAAAGAAAAGCTGCAACAAGAAGGAATCACTGTTTCTGATAACATCGAAGTCGGAATGATGGTAGAGATTCCTTCATCTGCTGTAATGGCAGATATTTTTGCGAAGGAAGTTGACTTCTTCTCCATAGGCACCAATGACTTAATTCAATATACTTTGGCTGCAGATAGAATGAATGAACGGGTAGCTTACCTATATCAGCCATATAATCCAGCTATCCTTCGTTTGATTAAAATGGTAATTGATGCTGCGCATAAAGAAGGAAAATGGGTAGGCATGTGCGGAGAAATGGCAGGCACAGAAGCGGCTATCCCAATTTTGCTTGGTCTCGGCCTTGATGAGTTCAGTATGAGTGCGTCATCTATTTTACCAGCTAGAAGCATTATCTCTCGCTTATCAAAAGCATCCATTAGTGAGAGAGTGGAAGAAGTGCTGCAAATGGATACAGCCGAAGAGGTAGAACAGTTTGTAAGAACCCATTTTTTATGA